Proteins found in one Camelus bactrianus isolate YW-2024 breed Bactrian camel chromosome 5, ASM4877302v1, whole genome shotgun sequence genomic segment:
- the CCL20 gene encoding C-C motif chemokine 20 isoform X2, whose translation MMCSTKSLLLAALMSVLLLHLCSKSEASSFDCCLQYTERILHPRFIVGFTQQLANEACDINAIIFHTRKRLAVCADPKKNWVKQAVRILSQRVKKM comes from the exons ATGATGTGCAGTACCAAGAGTTTGCTCCTGGCTGCTTTGATGTCAGTGCTGCTACTCCACCTCTGCAGCAAGTCAGAAG caAGCAGCTTTGACTGCTGCCTCCAATATACAGAACGAATCCTTCACCCCAGATTTATCGTGGGCTTCACACAGCAGCTGGCCAATGAGGCTTGTGACATCAACGCAATCAT CTTTCACACAAGGAAAAGATTAGCTGTGTGTGCGGATCCAAAGAAGAACTGGGTGAAACAAGCTGTTCGTATCCTCAG TCAAAGAGTCAAGAAGATGTAA
- the CCL20 gene encoding C-C motif chemokine 20 isoform X1: MMCSTKSLLLAALMSVLLLHLCSKSEAASSFDCCLQYTERILHPRFIVGFTQQLANEACDINAIIFHTRKRLAVCADPKKNWVKQAVRILSQRVKKM, translated from the exons ATGATGTGCAGTACCAAGAGTTTGCTCCTGGCTGCTTTGATGTCAGTGCTGCTACTCCACCTCTGCAGCAAGTCAGAAG cagcaAGCAGCTTTGACTGCTGCCTCCAATATACAGAACGAATCCTTCACCCCAGATTTATCGTGGGCTTCACACAGCAGCTGGCCAATGAGGCTTGTGACATCAACGCAATCAT CTTTCACACAAGGAAAAGATTAGCTGTGTGTGCGGATCCAAAGAAGAACTGGGTGAAACAAGCTGTTCGTATCCTCAG TCAAAGAGTCAAGAAGATGTAA